A section of the Anticarsia gemmatalis isolate Benzon Research Colony breed Stoneville strain chromosome 28, ilAntGemm2 primary, whole genome shotgun sequence genome encodes:
- the LOC142984937 gene encoding polycomb protein PHO-like isoform X4, producing the protein MMNQEIMCEVEIGTHGSMVEIDGDDQVGVKYEEIEAGQYEEYITDDQYEEAEEQVIGMQHLEEVGSEEVILPGISGEEVLNPSSDTPYDSLYVTPPSTSGRGRGRPRTNTNNSNANNIQHLMPIGEVPVSLMEGVSGRGPARRWEQKQVQIKTMEGEFSVTMWATGEDEDDGSNPEPDPDYTEYMTGKKNILGAETMPGLDLSDPKQLAEFARPGHKIRLKKPMPESSDRTIACPHKGCTKMFRDNSAMRKHLHTHGPRVHVCAECGKAFVESSKLKRHQLVHTGEKPFQCTFEGCGKRFSLDFNLRTHVRIHTGDRPYVCPFDGCNKKFAQSTNLKSHILTHAKAKSRNSLSRNGGNSYESARTTPQYVQLEVSPDDSNPQLIFYTHE; encoded by the exons TACGAAGAGATAGAAGCGGGCCAGTACGAGGAGTACATAACTGATGATCAGTATGAGGAAGCTGAGGAGCAGGTCATTGGCATGCAGCACCTTGAAGAAG TGGGCAGCGAGGAGGTGATCCTGCCGGGTATATCTGGTGAAGAGGTCCTCAATCCTAGCAGTGATACGCCTTACGACTCACTCTATGTCACACCACCGTCTACTAGTGGGAG AGGGCGCGGCAGACCTCGCACCAACACTAACAACAGCAACGCCAATAATATACAGCATCTGATGCCTATTG GTGAAGTCCCAGTGAGTCTAATGGAGGGTGTATCAGGGCGCGGTCCGGCTCGCCGCTGGGAACAGAAGCAGGTGCAGATCAAGACCATGGAGGGAGAGTTCTCTGTCACCATGTGGGCTACCGGTGAAGATGAAG ATGATGGATCAAATCCAGAACCGGATCCTGACTACACGGAATACATGACAGGCAAAAAGAATATATTAGGAGCAGAGACAATGCCAG gTTTAGATTTATCAGATCCCAAACAGCTTGCGGAGTTCGCGCGTCCCGGACACAAAATAAGACTAAAGAAACCTATGCCAGAGTCATCAGATAGAACTATAG cGTGTCCACACAAAGGTTGTACAAAGATGTTCAGAGATAACTCGGCGATGCGCAAACATCTACACACGCATGGACCGAGAGTACACGTGTGTGCTGAGTGTg GTAAAGCATTTGTAGAGAGTTCAAAGTTAAAACGTCATCAACTGGTCCACACTGGTGAGAAACCCTTCCAGTGTACCTTCGAGGGTTGCGGCAAGAGGTTCTCCTTAGATTTCAATCTAAG AACCCACGTGCGCATCCACACGGGCGACCGTCCATACGTGTGTCCGTTCGACGGCTGCAACAAGAAGTTCGCGCAGAGCACCAACCTCAAGTCACACATACTTACACACGCCAAGGCTAA GTCAAGAAACTCCCTATCACGCAACGGCGGTAACTCATACGAGTCTGCCCGAACGACGCCACAATACGTCCAACTGGAGGTGTCGCCCGACGACTCCAACCCACAACTCATATTCTATACACACGAGTAA
- the LOC142984937 gene encoding polycomb protein PHO-like isoform X2 encodes MMNQEIMCEVEIGTHGSMVEIDGDDQVGVKYEEIEAGQYEEYITDDQYEEAEEQVIGMQHLEEDYKISVGSEEVILPGISGEEVLNPSSDTPYDSLYVTPPSTSGRGRGRPRTNTNNSNANNIQHLMPIGEVPVSLMEGVSGRGPARRWEQKQVQIKTMEGEFSVTMWATGEDEDDGSNPEPDPDYTEYMTGKKNILGAETMPGLDLSDPKQLAEFARPGHKIRLKKPMPESSDRTIACPHKGCTKMFRDNSAMRKHLHTHGPRVHVCAECGKAFVESSKLKRHQLVHTGEKPFQCTFEGCGKRFSLDFNLRTHVRIHTGDRPYVCPFDGCNKKFAQSTNLKSHILTHAKAKSRNSLSRNGGNSYESARTTPQYVQLEVSPDDSNPQLIFYTHE; translated from the exons TACGAAGAGATAGAAGCGGGCCAGTACGAGGAGTACATAACTGATGATCAGTATGAGGAAGCTGAGGAGCAGGTCATTGGCATGCAGCACCTTGAAGAAG ACTATAAAATTTCAGTGGGCAGCGAGGAGGTGATCCTGCCGGGTATATCTGGTGAAGAGGTCCTCAATCCTAGCAGTGATACGCCTTACGACTCACTCTATGTCACACCACCGTCTACTAGTGGGAG AGGGCGCGGCAGACCTCGCACCAACACTAACAACAGCAACGCCAATAATATACAGCATCTGATGCCTATTG GTGAAGTCCCAGTGAGTCTAATGGAGGGTGTATCAGGGCGCGGTCCGGCTCGCCGCTGGGAACAGAAGCAGGTGCAGATCAAGACCATGGAGGGAGAGTTCTCTGTCACCATGTGGGCTACCGGTGAAGATGAAG ATGATGGATCAAATCCAGAACCGGATCCTGACTACACGGAATACATGACAGGCAAAAAGAATATATTAGGAGCAGAGACAATGCCAG gTTTAGATTTATCAGATCCCAAACAGCTTGCGGAGTTCGCGCGTCCCGGACACAAAATAAGACTAAAGAAACCTATGCCAGAGTCATCAGATAGAACTATAG cGTGTCCACACAAAGGTTGTACAAAGATGTTCAGAGATAACTCGGCGATGCGCAAACATCTACACACGCATGGACCGAGAGTACACGTGTGTGCTGAGTGTg GTAAAGCATTTGTAGAGAGTTCAAAGTTAAAACGTCATCAACTGGTCCACACTGGTGAGAAACCCTTCCAGTGTACCTTCGAGGGTTGCGGCAAGAGGTTCTCCTTAGATTTCAATCTAAG AACCCACGTGCGCATCCACACGGGCGACCGTCCATACGTGTGTCCGTTCGACGGCTGCAACAAGAAGTTCGCGCAGAGCACCAACCTCAAGTCACACATACTTACACACGCCAAGGCTAA GTCAAGAAACTCCCTATCACGCAACGGCGGTAACTCATACGAGTCTGCCCGAACGACGCCACAATACGTCCAACTGGAGGTGTCGCCCGACGACTCCAACCCACAACTCATATTCTATACACACGAGTAA
- the LOC142984811 gene encoding tRNA pseudouridine(38/39) synthase has protein sequence MDTAAPKAKKNKSLSREELLNLDKNELVERIIQIEAHNLQLKNIISKNLSDGDSSENSTRKKPAKPFDFSKCHFRRVLLRFLYFGWDYQGFVVQEDSTQTIEHHLFQALTKACLIESRETSNYARCGRTDKGVSAFGQVISISLRSKFPLDQQYCAESLSNEMPYCKLLNRLLPKDIRVVAWMPIPADLPEFSARFDCKKRQYKYYFPRSSLDIQAMRRGCTHVVGSHDYRNLCKMDVGNGVTQFIRELITADVIPVDKNDTDKPTSMYYLLIEGNAFLWHQIRCIMGVLLLIGQGKETPGVIAELLDVENNPRKPQYNMALDVPLNLFHCSYDLNNTWIYDKHDLSNVIAQLQSDWTVRSIQSTMINDTINVLEAQYTAMCASEKADSNVQASDKDRIIAYTDCLLQGVKPKVYTPLLKRDTCSSLEEKIEHYAKRRKIAEPEKTAE, from the exons atgGACACAGCTGCACCAAAAGCAAAAAAGAATAAAAGCCTGAGTAGAGAAGAACTGTTAAATTtggataaaaat GAACTTGTTGAAAGAATAATTCAAATAGAAGCCCATAACCTTCAATTGaagaatattataagtaaaaaccTGTCAGATGGGGATTCAAGTGAAAATAGTACTAGAAAAAAGCCAGCGAAACCATTTGATTTCAGCAA ATGCCACTTTCGCCGAGTCTTACTCCGGTTCCTCTACTTCGGTTGGGACTACCAAGGCTTCGTAGTCCAGGAAGACTCCACACAGACCATAGAACACCATCTATTCCAGGCTTTAACTAAAGCTTGTTTGATAGAGAGTAGAGAGACATCAAACTATGCAAGGTGTGGCAGGACTGATAAAGGTGTTAGCGCTTTTGGACAG GTAATATCAATATCACTTCGCAGCAAGTTTCCATTAGACCAGCAGTACTGTGCAGAATCCTTGTCAAACGAGATGCCTTACTGTAAGTTATTGAACAGACTGCTGCCTAAAGACATAAGAGTGGTCGCCTGGATGCCTATACCTGCAGATCTGCCTGAGTTTAGTGCTAG ATTCGACTGCAAAAAACGTCAATACAAGTACTATTTCCCGCGTTCGTCGCTCGACATACAAGCGATGCGCCGCGGCTGCACTCACGTGGTCGGCTCGCACGATTACCGAAACCTGTGCAAGATGGACGTCGGTAATGGCGTAACTCAGTTCATAAGAGAACTGATAACAGCTGATGTTATACCTGTTGATAAGAACGATACTGACAAAC CAACATCAATGTACTACCTACTGATCGAGGGTAACGCGTTCCTCTGGCATCAGATACGATGCATCATGGGAGTGCTGCTGCTCATAGGTCAGGGGAAGGAGACGCCGGGAGTCATAGCTGAGTTGTTAGACGTTGAGAACAATCCTAG GAAACCCCAATACAACATGGCCTTAGACGTACCTCTGAACTTATTCCATTGTTCCTACGATTTGAACAATACGTGGATTTATGACAAACACGATCTAAGCAATGTTATAGCACAGTTACAAAGTGATTGGACTGTCAGGAGTATACA atcTACAATGATAAATGACACAATCAACGTGTTAGAAGCACAATACACAGCGATGTGTGCGAGCGAGAAGGCAGATAGCAATGTACAAGCGAGTGACAAGGACAGAATTATAGCGTACACAGATTGTCTTCTACAAGGAGTGAAACCTAAAGTTTATACGCCTTTGTTAAAACGAGATACTTgtt CGAGTCTAGAAGAAAAAATTGAGCATTACgcgaaaagaagaaaaatagcAGAACCTGAGAAAACAGcagaataa
- the LOC142984937 gene encoding polycomb protein PHO-like isoform X3, whose translation MMNQEIMCEVEIGTHGSMVEIDGDDQVGVKYEEIEAGQYEEYITDDQYEEAEEQVIGMQHLEEVGSEEVILPGISGEEVLNPSSDTPYDSLYVTPPSTSGRRGRGRPRTNTNNSNANNIQHLMPIGEVPVSLMEGVSGRGPARRWEQKQVQIKTMEGEFSVTMWATGEDEDDGSNPEPDPDYTEYMTGKKNILGAETMPGLDLSDPKQLAEFARPGHKIRLKKPMPESSDRTIACPHKGCTKMFRDNSAMRKHLHTHGPRVHVCAECGKAFVESSKLKRHQLVHTGEKPFQCTFEGCGKRFSLDFNLRTHVRIHTGDRPYVCPFDGCNKKFAQSTNLKSHILTHAKAKSRNSLSRNGGNSYESARTTPQYVQLEVSPDDSNPQLIFYTHE comes from the exons TACGAAGAGATAGAAGCGGGCCAGTACGAGGAGTACATAACTGATGATCAGTATGAGGAAGCTGAGGAGCAGGTCATTGGCATGCAGCACCTTGAAGAAG TGGGCAGCGAGGAGGTGATCCTGCCGGGTATATCTGGTGAAGAGGTCCTCAATCCTAGCAGTGATACGCCTTACGACTCACTCTATGTCACACCACCGTCTACTAGTGGGAG AAGAGGGCGCGGCAGACCTCGCACCAACACTAACAACAGCAACGCCAATAATATACAGCATCTGATGCCTATTG GTGAAGTCCCAGTGAGTCTAATGGAGGGTGTATCAGGGCGCGGTCCGGCTCGCCGCTGGGAACAGAAGCAGGTGCAGATCAAGACCATGGAGGGAGAGTTCTCTGTCACCATGTGGGCTACCGGTGAAGATGAAG ATGATGGATCAAATCCAGAACCGGATCCTGACTACACGGAATACATGACAGGCAAAAAGAATATATTAGGAGCAGAGACAATGCCAG gTTTAGATTTATCAGATCCCAAACAGCTTGCGGAGTTCGCGCGTCCCGGACACAAAATAAGACTAAAGAAACCTATGCCAGAGTCATCAGATAGAACTATAG cGTGTCCACACAAAGGTTGTACAAAGATGTTCAGAGATAACTCGGCGATGCGCAAACATCTACACACGCATGGACCGAGAGTACACGTGTGTGCTGAGTGTg GTAAAGCATTTGTAGAGAGTTCAAAGTTAAAACGTCATCAACTGGTCCACACTGGTGAGAAACCCTTCCAGTGTACCTTCGAGGGTTGCGGCAAGAGGTTCTCCTTAGATTTCAATCTAAG AACCCACGTGCGCATCCACACGGGCGACCGTCCATACGTGTGTCCGTTCGACGGCTGCAACAAGAAGTTCGCGCAGAGCACCAACCTCAAGTCACACATACTTACACACGCCAAGGCTAA GTCAAGAAACTCCCTATCACGCAACGGCGGTAACTCATACGAGTCTGCCCGAACGACGCCACAATACGTCCAACTGGAGGTGTCGCCCGACGACTCCAACCCACAACTCATATTCTATACACACGAGTAA
- the LOC142984937 gene encoding polycomb protein PHO-like isoform X1 — protein MMNQEIMCEVEIGTHGSMVEIDGDDQVGVKYEEIEAGQYEEYITDDQYEEAEEQVIGMQHLEEDYKISVGSEEVILPGISGEEVLNPSSDTPYDSLYVTPPSTSGRRGRGRPRTNTNNSNANNIQHLMPIGEVPVSLMEGVSGRGPARRWEQKQVQIKTMEGEFSVTMWATGEDEDDGSNPEPDPDYTEYMTGKKNILGAETMPGLDLSDPKQLAEFARPGHKIRLKKPMPESSDRTIACPHKGCTKMFRDNSAMRKHLHTHGPRVHVCAECGKAFVESSKLKRHQLVHTGEKPFQCTFEGCGKRFSLDFNLRTHVRIHTGDRPYVCPFDGCNKKFAQSTNLKSHILTHAKAKSRNSLSRNGGNSYESARTTPQYVQLEVSPDDSNPQLIFYTHE, from the exons TACGAAGAGATAGAAGCGGGCCAGTACGAGGAGTACATAACTGATGATCAGTATGAGGAAGCTGAGGAGCAGGTCATTGGCATGCAGCACCTTGAAGAAG ACTATAAAATTTCAGTGGGCAGCGAGGAGGTGATCCTGCCGGGTATATCTGGTGAAGAGGTCCTCAATCCTAGCAGTGATACGCCTTACGACTCACTCTATGTCACACCACCGTCTACTAGTGGGAG AAGAGGGCGCGGCAGACCTCGCACCAACACTAACAACAGCAACGCCAATAATATACAGCATCTGATGCCTATTG GTGAAGTCCCAGTGAGTCTAATGGAGGGTGTATCAGGGCGCGGTCCGGCTCGCCGCTGGGAACAGAAGCAGGTGCAGATCAAGACCATGGAGGGAGAGTTCTCTGTCACCATGTGGGCTACCGGTGAAGATGAAG ATGATGGATCAAATCCAGAACCGGATCCTGACTACACGGAATACATGACAGGCAAAAAGAATATATTAGGAGCAGAGACAATGCCAG gTTTAGATTTATCAGATCCCAAACAGCTTGCGGAGTTCGCGCGTCCCGGACACAAAATAAGACTAAAGAAACCTATGCCAGAGTCATCAGATAGAACTATAG cGTGTCCACACAAAGGTTGTACAAAGATGTTCAGAGATAACTCGGCGATGCGCAAACATCTACACACGCATGGACCGAGAGTACACGTGTGTGCTGAGTGTg GTAAAGCATTTGTAGAGAGTTCAAAGTTAAAACGTCATCAACTGGTCCACACTGGTGAGAAACCCTTCCAGTGTACCTTCGAGGGTTGCGGCAAGAGGTTCTCCTTAGATTTCAATCTAAG AACCCACGTGCGCATCCACACGGGCGACCGTCCATACGTGTGTCCGTTCGACGGCTGCAACAAGAAGTTCGCGCAGAGCACCAACCTCAAGTCACACATACTTACACACGCCAAGGCTAA GTCAAGAAACTCCCTATCACGCAACGGCGGTAACTCATACGAGTCTGCCCGAACGACGCCACAATACGTCCAACTGGAGGTGTCGCCCGACGACTCCAACCCACAACTCATATTCTATACACACGAGTAA